One window from the genome of Vespula pensylvanica isolate Volc-1 chromosome 11, ASM1446617v1, whole genome shotgun sequence encodes:
- the LOC122633025 gene encoding alpha-(1,3)-fucosyltransferase C-like: MTWFYGKFGLIILFISICCLYMFAFYFDLRFKNVLNFKSNHKMIPQRLKDHKMFKKILFWNGMFGNKNFYFGDGDIFKNCRINKCYATYDRFYTNVENFDAILFHGVELERQDLPDERNIKQHYIFVNLESPQNRPIENVFFENYFNDTMTYRLDSEIVWPYGFVRDLKTNKIVAPSTDVFWNIPDNDDKSNKLSSTYHLKDDAIANKSKEIAWLVSNCPAKSGRWEYVQELSKYISVDIYGQCGDYRTCPYSRDCFKDLFEPQYFFYLSFENSLCQDYVTEKLYKPLRYNILPIVYGGANYSRFAPKDSYINALDFDSPKELAVYLKRLKTNPKEYRQYFRWKTRYRIEDSAVKVACNLCKFLHTERKINTYSILSDWYSRNKCPLQKLLNEMKYVTKVSLNIEN; the protein is encoded by the exons ATGACATGGTTCTATGGGAAGTTCggtttaataatacttttcatttccatttgtTGTCTTTATATGTTCGCGTTTTACTTCGATCTGAGATTCAAGAACGTTCtcaattttaaatcaaatcaTAAAATGATACCGCAACGATTGAAAGACCATAAGATGTTCAAGAAGATCCTCTTTTGGAATGGAATGTTCGGCAACAAGAACTTTTATTTCGGTGATGgtgatatctttaaaaattgtcGAATAAATAAGTGTTACGCCACTTACGATAGATTTTACACTAACGTTGAAAATTTTGATGCTATACTGTTTCATGGTGTCGAGTTAGAGAGACAGGATTTGCccgatgaaagaaatattaagcaacattacatttttgttaatttggAAAGTCCACAGAATAGACCAATCGAAAATGTCTTTTtcgagaattattttaatgatactaTGACTTATCGATTGGATAGTGAAATTGTATGGCCTTATGGATTTGTTCGTGATTTAAAAACTAATAAGATCGTTGCGCCTTCTACTGATGTCTTTTGGAATATTcctgataatgatgataagaGTAACAAATTGTCTTCTACATATCACTTAAAAg acGATGCGATTGCAAATAAAAGTAAGGAAATAGCTTGGTTGGTTAGTAATTGTCCAGCTAAAAGTGGGCGTTGGGAATACGTTCAAGAATTATCAAAATACATTAGCGTCGATATTTATGGACAATGTGGTGATTATCGGACTTGTCCATATTCACGTGATTGTTTCAAGGATTTATTCGAGccacaatatttcttttatctctcttttgaaaattcattgTGTCAGGATTACGTCACGGAGAAGCTTTACAAACCATTGAG ATACAACATATTGCCGATCGTTTACGGAGGAGCCAATTATAGTCGATTCGCACCAAAAGATTCTTACATCAACGCATTAGACTTTGACAGTCCAAAAGAATTAGCCGTCTATTTAAAACGACTTAAAACGAATCCGAAAGAATATCGACAATATTTTCGATGGAAGACCCGTTATCGAATAGAAGATTCTGCAGTTAAGGTCGCTTGCAATCTCTGCAAGTTTCTTCATACTGAAAGGAAGATCAATACGTATTCTATATTATCGGATTGGTATAGCCGTAACAAATGTCCCTTACAGAAGTtattgaatgaaatgaaatatgtcACAAAAGTATCATTGAATATTGAGAActaa